aaaaaaagtgtcaaacgagagggagggtgagaaggaAGGAGGCAAGCAAATGAAGATTGATTGAGGTGCAGCGAAGGGTGTCGTGCAGTGACTGCAACTGACTCAGCACCTAAGCGTGGCGGCTACTGAAACCTATTCAGGGCTTTCTGATAACGATctgtgccaaacacacacagggctagccaggggaggggaaaggggccGGACGATCAGTCCCAGAGATACAAACAACAGTCCCACCTGACTTCCGAAAACCACTACAGGGAGGAGAAGCTGTCAGccgaaacacacagagagaagaaaatgaGAAGTTTTGAGGGGACAACTGATCCCTAATCAGACCTCTGTGCTTTCAGCTCCTACCGACCCTTAGTCCTTCCGggacctggggaggagagaatTCGGGACAGGAGAATAAATTAAGATGAAGAGAGTAGGATATGAGGAAGACAAGGGGGAAACAGGAGAGTTCTTCCTCATGTCAGATGTCGATTGGGTTGTGTTCGGACGGAacaaagatggaaagagagggagcttGCCCGCGATGGTGATGGAGTGGTCGGGAGCTAACCTTTGGAAGTTTCTGCTTTTCGCGTGTCTGCTGGTGTCTTTCGCTcgatgtgttctctctctctcacaccttttctctctcactcgtcCTCattgtctcactcactctctctctctcctctctgttttctTACACTCACATTTAACACTTTGAGAAAGGCCCTTTGCAGAGCTTTCtgtttgacacaaacatgtCTCACAGCCACAGTGAAAACACCGAAACTGTTACATTTCACTTTTTATAATGTTTCTGAGGCTCTCATAGACACATGAGACAGGCCCATCATACACTACACTCACCTGACTGTCTTTGAGGACAGGGAATGATTACCTTGCCAAAGGGCACATTTGTGATCTCTGGCTGGTATTTAAAGCCCTGTCATTGAATTTAAATCCAGTTCCCATTGGTTAGGTGAAAAAGTCCCCTTTGTTGGCTAATACGAAGATCATAGCCCTAACGGCTTCACTTTGGCGTACAGGTATTACCATCTTATTGGCTGACAAAGATCTTGTCCTTCATGTCACCCAAAAGATGAATTTGTGGGTATTGACACAGCACCCTGGAGTGGCCTGATGTTGTGGGGCTGCCACAGTCACATGTCAAAAAATTGGGACATTTTCAAAGCCGATAGAGGAAGAAATAGTAAATGAGTTCAAACTGTCAGTCAAACCATGCATCTCACTCAGTGTCAATGTGCCATTCTCCTCAGGAGCTGGACAATGGAATCCACAGTGCAGTCCATTCCTGATTCCATTTCTGCCACATTGTTGGCAGTGATTCTTGATGCTGTttctgtttgttgaaaacgattCACATTTGCGCTTATGGCTTAATTGAAGTCGTCGGGAAATAATTTCAACTTAATTAGTTATTCAgcatacccccccccacacccaaccACAGCCCTACGGCTGTCCCTGTTCCTTTCCAATAatctctctttattttcttattttctttccATCCCCCATTCTCTTTACACAGATATTCATCACTCTGTCTCACATTGCTTCTTTCGGCTGTGTGTTCTCTCGTAGCCTTGGTGTCCCGGCCAGGGTAAACAAAGGGTTGAAGGCAGGGGCTGCTCTGTCGTCAGGGGTTCCATGAATATGGAGCTGGATGTTCTGGCTGGGCAGGGGCTGAGCCTGTTTGTCCTTCCCTGGTATCCCCCCCgctcccagccagcctgccccagcaccagcctgcctgtgtccacacacaccctgcagaatTGGCGTTGCAGGAACACAGAGAAGCTATTAGCATGCTGAATCATGAAACCACTTccaatatagagagagagagggtgagagggagagaggagagagagggagagagggagagagggagagagggagagagggagagagggagagggggaaagggggagagaggaagagagggagagagggagaaagggagagagagagagtgtgtatggcaTGCCGCTGTGGTCCACGTACGTCACCTTGACCATGGCCAGCAGACCACACAAgccaaaatgtaaataacattAAAAATGTAGATAGTCAGTTTCCATAGGGTAGGGGGTATTGGTTTCCAGCGGTCCCGTGCGCAGGGATCAGCGTGATGGCTGTCACAAGCACAGGGATGTGCTTAGACAAAACAATCCTGGATTGAGGGCTTGTACAATAATATGCAAAAAAGGAGTGAGTTATTGTTCTGTGGGTGTGCATTATACTATGGCAACCTGTGACTGATAAGTGCTTTAATGAGGGGAATGCGTTCCGAGGGAAATTATGGTGGATTCATTTTTCCAATGCTTCTTTCTCCTTGCTCTTGGTTCCTctgtgttactctctctctctttctctttctctttctcttctttctcgctctctctctctctctctctctctctctctctctctctctctctctctctccctctccctctctctctctctctctctctctctctataactctctctctataactctctctctataactctctctctaactctctctccatcttttaactctctatttccctcctccctcccccagaccgCTTGTCTTCTTTTTGGACACACTTTTCCATTGCTCAAGGTCATTTCAGTGAACGTCTATTTATCACTCCCAGCCTCCCATgcctcacccacccccctcatGCCACCACTGGTTATTTTATCAATTGACTATCGTCCTGCTTGCATATCTCAGTCTCCAACGTCCTCGCCCCTACAAAATGCTTAGCCTGTTCAAATTGTTTTCCCTTCCCAGAGATTTAAACGCCTCTGTCCCGTCACCGCGACGACACAGATGTGTGTTGTCGTCCCCTCCCAGGTCGTTAGCGACGCTGTCTGCGCCCTGGAAACCCTCTCCTGTCCCATCTGTGTCATCTACAACACAGCTCTCAGAGATTCCCACATTCACAGGAACCCTGCCTTCCAAATGAGATTTCTGCTCCTCTATCTTGTTGACTTTTTCCCTTTCCTTTCATCATCCTCGGCAAGGTTATCCTGAGGCAGACAGTGCTTTTATGGGAACAAGGGGGCGTCggcagcgagagagggggatggaaggaaagaggggtggagagatggagggtttggctgtGCCGCCAGCTATGCCATAATCGATCTTGTTTAAAGGGGATGTAGAGACCTGACTGTTTGAACTCATCTCCACGTTAACAGTTGTCTGGGATTTAATTAAGAATCCGTACAGATTTAATGTCAATTACAACTTAAAAtgaaggggtgggaaaatattgcatGTAACgaaagagaatgagaaacagaaagaaagaaaggagaaacaAAGAGATAAAACAAGTTAATTAGAGGAGTCGTGTGGAGCAGCATCCAAGATGAAGATTTTCCCTCCTTGCTTTTTTCCCGATCCCTCGTTTTTCTTCTTGTTTTCaacccctgtctctgtctctctctgtctctctctctcttgctctctctctctctctctgtctcttgctctctctctcttgctatcctctctctctctctcttgctctttcttgctctctcttttgctctctctctcttttgctctgtctctctcttgctctctctctcttgctctctctctctctctctctctctctctctctctctctctctctctctctctctctctctctctctctcttgctctctctctgtgtctgtaaaGGGCATTTGCACGTATTTTGTCACATATTTTCTATGCCTTTGGCAAACAATCCGGGtatgcaaatatgacaaaataaAGACTTCAAGGCCTATCTGACAAGCAGAAGAAGATGCAAGACTGAGTCCTGGCTCTCTTTGATTGAGGTGATGAGCACTTCTGTGTACTTTATTGATTTTTAAGATGTCGTAAAACCACAATAAATGCCATCATATCATCCGGACACTATATCAACATGACACTGAAACAAAacaatgtgaaaacaaaagattaaaCAGACAAATCCCACTGCATGACCCACATTTAAATATACCTTTATTCAGGTCCAAGGGACTTGTAGTTTTTATATATAGATATCGGATGTCAGCTCTATTAGTAGCCTGCGCTGAAAGGACCAGTGTGGTCCTCTGCCCCAGAAGACCACATGTCCGATGGCACTTTAATGGTCCATAATGGGGCTGTTGCCATAACAACACCGCTCCATCCTACAGCGTAATTGTCAACAATATGTCCTTCAGAACAGAGTCCCTCCCCCTAGTTTTCAAGGCAGTCtcagggggcagggctgggttaGGGTCGAGGGGAGAATATTGCTGTTAGGTAgcaaggctggggggaggggagctttGACCGGCGGGTCAAGGTAGCATCGCTCCTGGTTGCTAAGGTCTCTCCTGGTTGCTAAGGTCTCTCCTGGTTGCTAAGGTCTCCCCTGGTTGCTAAGGCTCCGACACAAGGCTCCGTCCTCCAGGCTGGACCCTAAGCTCCAGATGTGTCTCCAGATGCTCCAGCGCAGGCGGCGGGAGGGGGTGCTGAGGTTACGGCAGCCTGCATGGGTGCTGGGCACGCCCACGGCATGCTCTTGAGGAGGCGTCCATGTGTGTTTGAGCTGATGGGCAGACGGCTGCTGCGAGGGGGTGGACagtaggggaggaggatgggccCGTACCTGCTTGATCTCCCCAGCTCAGTCTTCTGAATCACTGGCCTCGCCGACCAccaatatgtgtgtctgtgtgtctgtgtgtgtgtgtgtgtgtgtgtgtgtgtgtgtgtgcacgaggaAGAGAGATCTCTTACTGTGCTCAGCTGGCTGTTAAGCCGACAGAGATGAACCGACTCTGGGCATCTCTGGGCTCAGGGGtgcagggagggatgagggtctgTCCAGGGGAAGTGGCCAGGATGGACGAGCCAGCCAATCAGGCCACAGAAGCGCCACGGGAAGGGGTTTGAGTGAGGTGAATGGGTTGGGATTGGGTGAAAGATTTGTTCAAGTCGATTGGTAAAGTTCTACACAATTTACAGCAAATACCACAATCGACCTGCTGTGTCTATAACGTTACTCATGTCTGTTCCTTACATGGGTACGGTAAAATTCCAATGGTTTGTTTACTCCCTATTTCCATTAATGAGTGACTAGTTAAGCCTGAATCACGGGGCCAGAGATTCAGCcagggtgactgggtgagggctgactgtgagacagccagggtgactgggtgagggctgactgtgagacagccagggtgactgggtgagggctgactgtgagacagccagggtgactgggtgaggggctgactgtgagacagccagggtgactgggtgagggctgactgtgagacagccagggtgactgggtgagggctgactgtgagacagccagggtgactgggtgagggctgactgtgagacagtcagggtgactgggtgagggctgactgtgagacagtcagggtgactgggtgagggctgactgtgagacagtcagggtgactgggtgagggctgactgtgagacagtcagggtgactgggtgagggctgactgtgagacagccagggtgactgggtgagggctgactgtgagacagccagggtgactgggtgagggctgactgtgagacagtcagggtgactgggtgagggctgactgtgagacagccagggtgactgggtgagggctgactgtgagacagccagggtgactgggtgagggctgactgtgagacagtcagggtgactgggtgagggctgactgtgagacagccagggtgactgggtgagggctgactgtgagacagcagggtgactgggtgagggctgactgtgagacagccagggtgactgggtgagggctgactgtgagacagtcagggtgactgggtgagggctgactgtgagacagccagggtgactgggtgagggctgactgtgagacagccagggtgactgggtgagggctgactgtgagacagtcagggtgactgggtgagggctgactgtgagacagccagggtgactgggtgagggctgactgtgagacagccagggtgactggggtgagggctgactgtgagacagccagggtgactgggtgagggctgactgtgagacagccagggtgactgggtgagggctgactgtgagacagccagggtgactgggtgagggctgactgtgagacagccagggtgactgggtgagggctgactgtgagacagtcagggtgactgggtgagggctgactgtgagacagccagggtgactgggtgagggctgactgtgagacagccagggtgactgggtgagggctgactgtgagacagtcagggtgactgggtgagggctgactgtgagacagccagggtgactgggtgagggctgactgtgagacagccagggtgactgggtgagggctgactgtgagacagccagggtgactgggtgagggctgactgtgagacagccagggtgactgggtgagggctgactgtgagacagccagggtgactgggtgaggctgactgtgagacagccagggtgactggtgagggctgactgtgagacagcagggtgactgggtgagggctgactgtgagacagccagggtgactgggtgagggctgactgtgagacagccagggtgactgggtgagggcTGACTGTGAGACAGTCAGAGGAGCCAGACTGATTTGTTTTACCAACAGACTGCTGGCTACAAGGGAGGTGAAGACCACAGCCAAGTCATGACATCACAGGATCAGACAAGGGGGAAAAAATGACATTCTCACCATTTTCAGAGGTGTCGAATGTGACTAGCATTACACAGAACGACTGGATACACAGTGCTGTCTCAAAGGGCGACGTGGGGTCGGGATGATTCCAGTGGCTGACGTTTGCATCCCGTGCTAGGGCGGCAGGC
This portion of the Osmerus mordax isolate fOsmMor3 unplaced genomic scaffold, fOsmMor3.pri Scaffold_179, whole genome shotgun sequence genome encodes:
- the LOC136939325 gene encoding LOW QUALITY PROTEIN: octapeptide-repeat protein T2-like (The sequence of the model RefSeq protein was modified relative to this genomic sequence to represent the inferred CDS: substituted 1 base at 1 genomic stop codon), whose product is RERERERERERERERERERGGERERKRERETGECTQRESKRERERERERERERERERERERESKRERARERQSKREREQKREQERARERERGXQERESKRQRERER